From the genome of uncultured Methanobacterium sp.:
CAAAACATTCCGTTAAATTTACTTAACACTTGTTTAACTCCCAAATTATCCTGCAAAACTGTTATTTTTTATTAAGGCTAATATTGAGGTTTAATTCAGAGTTAATGTTACTCCACCGGCAGCCGGAATTAGTTAGCCGGTGAAATTGAGGATAAAAACGAAAAGTTCATTTATATCTAAATAATAATGATCCAAAATAGCCTATGATATTTTCATTATTATTATCTATAAAATTTCCAAAGAATTATTCCAAGAAAAATCATGTTTAAAAATTTTAATTCCACATTTATTTATTGTTGGATGATTTAATTATTTGATGAAATCAAATTTGTTGGATGAAATTCAAATTTATTACAATTAATATCTAAAAAAACAGGTGGTAATGTTTTGAAACATTTTGTGAGTCCATATAACCAGTCAGTTGATTTAAAATTTCCAGAAAATATCACTGTTTATGACACCACACTCAGGGATGGGGAACAAACACCCGGTGTCTGCCTTAGAACACCAGAAAAACTTCAAATAGCTCGAAAACTCGATGAACTAGGATTACACCAGATCGAAGCAGGTTTCCCCGTAGTATCCAATGAAGAGAAACGTTCAGTGAAGGCCATTGCAAATGAAAATCTGGATGCACAGATATTAGCCCTCTCCCGTACCAAAAAAGAAGATATAGACACCGCCATTGATTGTGATGTAGATGGAATAATCACTTTTCTGGGCACTTCCGCTCTTCATCTTAAACATAAACTTAGAGTAACACCTGAAGATGCCTTGAACATCTGTATGAACTCAATTGAACACGCCAAAGATCATGGTCTTTTTGTGGCTTTCTCAGCAGAAGATGCAACCCGTACTGATCTGGACTTTTTGAAGAATGTTTACAAAAAAGCAGAGATTTATGGTGCGGATAGAGTCCACATAGCCGATACTGTGGGTGCGATAAGTCCCCAGGGTATGGATTATCTGGTACGAGAGTTAAGAAAAGAAATTGACATAGAAATAGCTTTACACTGCCACAATGATTTTGGTATGGCCCTATCAAATTGTATTTCAGGTTTACTGGCCGGTGCCACTGCAGTTTCCACCACAGTCAATGGAATAGGTGAAAGAGCAGGGAACACCTCCCTTGAAGAACTGATCATGACCCTTCTTTTAATCTACGGAGTGGATCTGGACTTCAATATCAGCGGGTTCTATGAGCTTTCACAGATGGTGGAAGAGCTTACCAACATGAAAGTTCCGGATAACAAACCAATTGTAGGTAAAAACGTATTCCGTCACGAATCAGGCATACACGTAGATGCAGTTATTGAAGAACCTTTAACCTATGAACCATTTCTCCCTGAACTTATCGGCCATCAGAGACGGATTGTGTTGGGTAAACACTCTGGATGCAGAGCAGTGAAGGCCAAACTGGATGAATGTGGGATTGATGTTACCAAAGATGAGCTGTGTAAAATCGTTGGAATGGTAAAAGAAAAACGAGAAAAAGGAAAATACATCAACGATAATGTTTTCAACGATATCGTGCGTTCTGTGCGAGGACCTTTTGATTTTTAAATACTTTGCCAAATAGGAGAGAACTGGGATTAAATTGGACAGATTAACTGGAATTTAATCTAGAAAGGACTAAAATACACCAAATCAACTAAAATACACCAAATCCCAAATGAAATGATCGTTCCAAAACTCAGATGTATTAATGATATAAATATTAATTCTAATAAACTGAATTAATGCCAATAGCTAATAATGAATTAAAAGCTAATGAATTAATCTAAAAATAAAAAAAATAAAAAGTAATATGCTCTTTATTGATTAATGGTGTTTTATTTATGAATATCACTGAAAAAATACTGGCCAATGCTTCCGGAGCAAAAGAGGTTCAGCCAGGAGAGATCATAGAAGCAAAGATAGATCTGGCCATGACCCACGATGGAACCTCACCTCCCACCATCAACACATTCAATAAGATCGCTGACCAGGTTTGGGACCCGGATAAGATCGTTCTTGTTTATGATCATAATTTACCTGCAAATAATATTGGTTCTGCAGAATTCCAAAGAATAACCCGAGACTTCGCTCGAAAACAGGAAATCCGAAATTTTTACTCCCACGGAGAAGGAATATGCCACCAGGTACTTCCGGAAGAGGGATTCATCAAACCCGGTATGGTAGTGGTGGGTGCGGATTCCCACACTTGCACCTATGGAGCTTTTGGAGCCTTTGCCACAGGCATGGGAGCCACTGACATGGCAGTGGTATACGCAACCGGTAAAACCTGGTTCATGGTTCCTGGAGCACTGAAAATCGAAGTAGATGGAATATTAAACGAAAATGTTACTGCTAAAGATCTGATTCTCCATATAATTGGTAAAATAGGTTCCTATGGTGCTACTTATAAGTCTCTGGAATTTGGTGGAAACACGATCCAGAATATGGATGTATCTGGAAGGATGACCATGTGTAACATGGCAGTGGAGTCCGGGGCCAAAAACGGGATAATGGAACCCAACCAGGCCATTTTAAAATATTTAAAAGAACGTAATGTAACTGATTTCCAGATATTCACTTCAGATGAGGATTCTGTTTATGAAAAATCTCATTATTTCCAGGTGGATGACCTGGAACCACAGGTAGCGTGTCCCCACAATGTGGATAATGTGCAACCTGTTTCTCAAGTTTCTGGTGAAACCATTGACCAGGCATTCATTGGATCTTGTACCAATGGTCGTCTGGAGGATCTGCGCCTGGCTGCCAATGTGCTGGAAAATGAGAAAGTTCATCCAGATGTTAGACTCATCGTGTCACCGGCCTCCCGCCGAATTTATCAATCAGCAATAGCTGAAGGAATCATTGAAACATTCCTGGAAGCTGGAGCCATCGTCATAAACCCCGGATGTGGACCCTGTTTAGGTGCCCATATGGGTGTTTTAACTGCAGGAGAGGTGTGCATCTCCACCACCAATCGGAACTTCGTTGGTCGTATGGGTGACCCCTTATCTGAAGTGTATCTAGCCAACCCGGCTGTGGTGGCTTACTCTGCCATTCACGGTGAAATAAGAAACCCCAGTGAATAAAATGGACCAAAAAATCTTTGAAGGAATAAAACAGATTGAAAAAGACTTAGGAAATCTTTCCAGTGCTGAAAAAATACTTTTAGCTACTGATGGATCGGTAACCACTATTCTGGACGTGCTTAAGGGACACGTGAATATCAGAACCCTGGCACAGGAATTTAGAAAAGCAGATGAAGAAGCTGCCGCTCTCCTGGATATTGAGGTGGGTGACACCATCAACTACAGAGTGGTTGTTATTGAAGGCCAGTGCCCTTTAATATACGCTATTTCCATGATCCCCCTGGAACGATTAAACAATGATTTTAAGGAAGACCTCATCCGGGCAGATATTCCCATTGGCCGCATCCTACGCAAACACAACATTGAATCCCGTAGGGAGATAAAATCAGTTTCACTGGAAGAACCCGGTCCAGAAATGATAGAAATCTTCAAAACTGATACCCCCATGCTGAAGAGGACCTATAACATAATCCATAAGGACCAGGTGCTGGTTTGGCTCATGGAAACATTTCCCCATAGTTTATTTAAAGATTAAATTCATTTATCAAACAAAATTAATTCATTAATAGATTAAAAAGACAATTAAAGTAAAATAATACATAATTTGATAAATGATACAAGTTAGATAGTACGTTTATGATTCGAATATTTTTAATGATTTACGATTTAGGGGTTGAATCAGATGGGTGTGAAGTTCAAGGACATAGTATCTCCTGAAGAAATTAGATTTGAGGACCTGGATGGTAAAGTAGTGGCTCTGGATGCAGCCAATGTCATTTACCAGTTTCTTTCCAGCATCCGTCAGATCGACGGCACTCCCCTCAAGGACCAGAATGGAAGAATTACTTCTCATTTTAGTGGAATACTTTACCGTACATCATCCCTGGTAGAAAAGGGAATTAAACCAATCTACGTTTTTGACGGCCAGTCCAGTGCCCTTAAAAAAGAAACACAACAAAAACGAAGGGAAATAAAGGAAGAATCTGAGCGTAGGTGGAAAGAAGCCTTAGAAGAAGGGCGTTTAGATGATGCCCGGAAATTCGCGGTCAGATCATCCCGTATGTCCCCCGAAATTGTGGAAGGTTCTAAAAAACTCATTAAGCTCATGGGAATTCCCTATATTCAGGCTAAAGGAGAAGGGGAAGCCCAGGCATCTTACATGGTTGCACAAGGAGACGCATGGTGTGTTGCCTCCCAGGACTATGATTGCATGTTATTCGGAGCCCCCCGCATGGTAAAAAACTTAACCATTAGCGGAACCCAGAACACCCCCGAAATCATTGAACTGAATAAAATCCTGGAAAAATTGAGTATAACCCGTGAACAACTGGTGGATCTGGCCATTATGGTAGGTACGGATTTCAACCAGGGCATCAAAGGGATTGGAGCCAAAAAAGGTTTGAAACTCATTAAAGAACATGGCGACATCTATCATATCCTTGAAAAACTGGATATTGAGCTTGATGTGGATCCCCATACCCTACGTGAAATGTTCCTCAACCATGAATGGGATTCAGACTATGACCTGAAATGGCAAAAAGCTGACCAGCAGGGTATTGTGGATTTCCTCTGTGGAGAACATGATTTTTCTGAAAACAGGGTTTTAAGTGCTGTGGATAAGCTCAAAAAATTGCAAACCACCCAGAGCAGTCTAGAACAGTGGTTTTAAATCATGGCACTCCCTAGCCAAACATCCTAAAATGGAGGATAATCCCCGAAAAACTCCAGGGCATACCTTCGCGCAGTCTCCACCTGAGAGGGATAACTTTTTTCCATCCTTTTTTCCACTTCATCCCTATTATTTGAGCCAGCAAATATTCTTAAAACATCCAAGTAAACATCCAGCGAATCCTGTGATGGATTGCATGGCATTTCCAGTGTGATACAAACATCATTTCTGGTAAAAAGAGTGGTTCTAATATTAGGGGATGCGGATCCAAGGAGTACTCCTTTACCCAGTTCTATGAGTGGTGGAACTCTCTCTTTGATCCATCTCACAGGAGAGGTCAGTCTATTGTAGCTTTCTTTTTTATAACAATGGGCCTCCACATAAATCTGAGGTTTATAATAATTAATCAGATACAGAACTTCTTTACCCACCCTGGATTCATAGTAAAGGGGATCAAGGGTGCTCCGGTAGAGACTCACATCACAGTTGTGGATCACCAGTTTTCCTTCATCCACATCCTCATCCCTAATCTCCTGAAGGGCTTTAATAGTACTCAAACCTTCTCTTCCATGAACTCCACCTATAAAAAGCCGATTGATTCCGTTTCCTTTATCTACGATTTTAAAGTATGCCAAAAATCATCACCCGATGAGTTCTCAAAGCTTTATTGGTTAGAATTGAATTAATTTGAATTAATTGAATTAAATTTATTTAAGATTTGAATTATTTGATTAAATTGAATTAAGATTTAACATGTAGATTTTATTGAAATTCAAACATTACAGGACCTTTTATTACATTTAAATGAATTATATTCATTGAAAATTAGAAATGATCCTTCTAATTGCTTGATCTGTCGAGGATTAACATCAAAATTTCCTTCTTTTACCACCAGCGTTATTAATTCATCAAGGTCCTGGAAACTCTTTAAATCTGTTTCCAGTGCCCTTTGTTTAATTTCCATAAATGCCCGATGAAAATTCAGGGAGTAATCCTTAAAATAAGTATCCAAACGTTCAACCTGCTCTGTGTAAACCTGGCTTAACTTTTCCATTACCTCCAAACGGTTACTGGATCCGGCTAGTATTTCCATGACTGTACGGCATGTTTTCAGTGATTCAGGCGGAGGATTGCAGGGTATTTCAAGAGTAAATGGAAAATCATGAAGATCAAAAAAACCAGAACGAATAAGGGGAGAAATAGAACCTATCAATACTCCATTTTCAAGTTCCACCAGACCTGGCACTCCAAAAACTTCTTTCCTATCTTCTCCTGTAAGTTTAGAATAATTATCAGGGTGGTAACAGTGCAGTTCCAAGTATATACTTGGATGATTTTTCATTACCAGATCAATGAGTTTGCTGCCGGCAAGTGAAAGGTAATAAAGGGGATCCAGGGTGCTCAGATAAGGACTGGGAGGCAAATTGCATAATATCAGACACCCTTCATTGACATTGATATCTTTAGCTGCTTCAATGGCATGAATGGTACTTAACCCTTCTTTACCATGTACTCCTCCCACAAATAGACGTGAAGTCCCTTCCTTCACACCGATTCGTTTGAAAAAATCCACTGCCATTTTTAGGTTCCTTTATAGCCTATCTGAACTTTTTATTAGGTCCCTGTTCCCAATTTTTTTAGGTTACCCATAAAAGATTTTAGTTCCCATTACCCGGTTTTAGTTCCCATTACCAAGTAGATTCCCATTACCAAGTTTAGGTTCCCTGTTCCCATCCTTCCAGATATTCAACCTGTTTTTCCGTCAGGTCATCAATTTCAATACCCATGGCTTCCAATTTAAGTCTTGCCACGTGCATATCTGACTCGTCAGGTGTTTTGTGTACTCCCACTTCCATGGAAGTGTTTACCAGCTGTTCGGCAGATAATGCCTGCATTGCAAAGCTCAAATCCATAATTTCAGCCGGATGTCCCTGTCCTCTTTCACCCGCCAGGTTAACCAGCCTTCCCTCAGCAAGGAGGTATATTCTCCGACCATCAGCCATTACAAATTCATCAATGTCAGGTTTCATTTTTCCCTGTTTTACAGCCATTTGGTCCAGGTCTTCTCGATTTATCTCCACGTTGAAGTGACCAGAGTTGGCCATTATGCAGCCATCCTTCATTACCTTAAAGTCATCTCCAGAGACAACATTTAGGTTTCCAGTGGCAGTGATGAGAAGGTCAGCATGTTTAACTGCTTCACGAACTGTCATAACCCTGTAACCATCCATACGTGCTTCTAATGCCCGTATTGGATCAACTTCAGTTACAATTACGTTAGCTCCCAGTCCATCGGCACGCATGGCTATTCCACGACCACACCATCCGTATCCACATACAACCACGTTTTTTCCAGCTATTAGGACGTTGGTGGAACCCATAATAGAGTCAAAGGTTGATTGTCCGGTCCCGTAACGGTTGTCAAAGAGGTATTTGGTGTAGGCATCGTTAACCGCTATCACCGGGAATTCAAGTGCTCCGTCAGCGTGCATTGATTTCAGCCTGTGGATTCCAGTGGTGGTCTCCTCACAGGCCCCTTTGATCTTATCCAGGACATCCCTTCTTTTCCGGTGGATCAAGAATATCATATCAGCTCCGTCATCAATGATGATGTCTGGTTCATGATCCAGGACCATATTGATTGTCTGGTAATATTCTTCGTTGGTTTGTTCTCTCCATCCATACATGTTAAGGCCTAAACTGGCACCAGCTGCAGTGGCATCATCCTGGGTTGAGAGCGGATTACATCCCGTCATTACCACTTCTGCTCCTCCTGCCTGAAGTGTTAAACCCAGGTTGATGGTTTTGGGTTCCAAGTGCAGGCAGGATCCTATGGTAATTCCCTCAAAGGGTTTTTCTTTTTCGAAACGTTTTTTAATGGTTTCCAGAACTGGCATGTGTCTTTGAACCCATTCGATCTTCTTTATACCCTGAGGGGCTAATTCCATATCTTTTACTTTATAAGGCATTGTTATCACCGTTACATTCGATGTCAAATGATACTAAAAACATATTAATTATAAATGTTAATTCTCTGTTCTAATATAATAAATCTCCCTGTTTAATGATAATATTTATCTTTTTAATTTAAAATCAGTGCCGGTGGGACAAATAATTAAGATGAACCGTACGAATAAAGAAGGCAAAAATAAATTAGAATATAGGAATAGGTGAAAATAAAAAAAAGGAGAAGATTCCATTAGATTTAGGGAATCTCCTCCAGTTATGGGTTTTATGACTAATGTTTAGAGTTTAGGGTTATGGTAGCTGTTTTAGTGATACTGCACCATGTCTACGTTTTCCTCAGTTTTGACCTTTTTCATGGCTTTTTTGAAGTATTTCATCTTCACCTGTTCTGCTTTGAGGTCATCTCTAAGAGTTAACATGACTGCTTCCCTGCAAACTGCTTCGATGTCTGCACCCACGTATTTTTCGGTGTTTTTGGCCAGGTACTTCAGGTCCACATCATCAGCCAGTGGCATGTCTTTGGTGTGTACTTTGAATATTGCCAGTCTGGCTTCCTCATCAGGGTCACCCACCTTCACATGTCTGTCAAATCTGCCAGGTCTTAAAAGTGCGGGATCCATGATGTCCACCCTGTTGGTGGCGGCGATTACTGCCACATCCTGCAGTTCTTCCAATCCATCGATTTCAGTGAGTAGCTGGTTTACTACTCTCTGGGTGACTCCACTATCAGAGCTTGCGCCGGAGCGGGCTGATGCTATGCTGTCAATTTCATCAAAGAATATTACTGTGGGTGCGGTTTGCCTTGCCTTACGGAAGACTTCCCTTACACCTTTTTCTGATTCGCCCACCCATTTGGAGAGTAATTCAGGCCCTTTGACTGCTATGAAGTTGGAATTACTCTCATTAGCCACTGCTTTAGCCAGTAATGTTTTACCAGTGCCCGGTGGTCCGTATATCAGCACCCCTTTTGGTGGTGTAACTCCAAACTTGTCGAAACTTTCAGGATATTTTAAAGGCCATTCTACCGCTTCTCTAAGTTCCTGTTTGGCGCTTTCCAGGCCCCCAATATCATCCCATCTAATATCTGGCACTTGTACCAGAACTTCGCGGAGTGCAGATGGTTGGACTTCTTTTAGAGCTTGTTTGAAGTCTGATTTCTGGATAATCATCTTTTTAAGGGTTTCTTTGGGTATTTCCTCATCGGCTTTGATATCAGGGAGCACTCTGCGGAGAACTCTCATTGCTGCTTCTTTACAGAGCATTTCCAGGTCTGCTCCAACAAAACCATGGGTGGTGTCTGCAATTTCATCAAGATCCACCTTGTCATCCAGGGGCATTCCCCTGGTGTGTATCTGTAGGACTTCCTGGCGTCCATCCTTATCTGGTACTCCTATTTCTATTTCCCGGTCAAATCTTCCACCACGGCGCAGTGCAGAGTCCAGTGCATCTGGTCGGTTGGTGGCTCCTATTACCACTACCTGACCTCTGGTTTTAAGACCATCCATCAGCGTCAGTAGCTGGGCAACCACACGTCTTTCTGTTTCTCCAGAGACTTCTTCCCGTTTAGGTGCTATTGCATCAATTTCATCAATGAATACAATGGAAGGGGCGTTTTCTTCTGCTTCTTCGAAGAATTCCCTCAATTTTTCTTCTGATCCACCAACGTATTTGCTCATGATCTCGGGTCCTTGTATGGCAATGAAGTGGGCGTCACTTTCATTGGCCACTGCTTTAGCCAGTAATGTTTTACCAGTACCTGGTGGTCCGTGCATCAGGACTCCTTTTGGTGGGGATATTCCCAGTCTTTCAAAGAGTTCTGGACGTTTCAAGGGTATTTCAATCATTTCCCTGACTTTTTTCACTTCCTCTTTTAGGCCGCCTATGTCTTCGTAGGTGACATCA
Proteins encoded in this window:
- a CDS encoding chorismate lyase; translated protein: MDQKIFEGIKQIEKDLGNLSSAEKILLATDGSVTTILDVLKGHVNIRTLAQEFRKADEEAAALLDIEVGDTINYRVVVIEGQCPLIYAISMIPLERLNNDFKEDLIRADIPIGRILRKHNIESRREIKSVSLEEPGPEMIEIFKTDTPMLKRTYNIIHKDQVLVWLMETFPHSLFKD
- the fen gene encoding flap endonuclease-1, which codes for MGVKFKDIVSPEEIRFEDLDGKVVALDAANVIYQFLSSIRQIDGTPLKDQNGRITSHFSGILYRTSSLVEKGIKPIYVFDGQSSALKKETQQKRREIKEESERRWKEALEEGRLDDARKFAVRSSRMSPEIVEGSKKLIKLMGIPYIQAKGEGEAQASYMVAQGDAWCVASQDYDCMLFGAPRMVKNLTISGTQNTPEIIELNKILEKLSITREQLVDLAIMVGTDFNQGIKGIGAKKGLKLIKEHGDIYHILEKLDIELDVDPHTLREMFLNHEWDSDYDLKWQKADQQGIVDFLCGEHDFSENRVLSAVDKLKKLQTTQSSLEQWF
- a CDS encoding DUF2119 domain-containing protein, yielding MAYFKIVDKGNGINRLFIGGVHGREGLSTIKALQEIRDEDVDEGKLVIHNCDVSLYRSTLDPLYYESRVGKEVLYLINYYKPQIYVEAHCYKKESYNRLTSPVRWIKERVPPLIELGKGVLLGSASPNIRTTLFTRNDVCITLEMPCNPSQDSLDVYLDVLRIFAGSNNRDEVEKRMEKSYPSQVETARRYALEFFGDYPPF
- the ahcY gene encoding adenosylhomocysteinase, which translates into the protein MPYKVKDMELAPQGIKKIEWVQRHMPVLETIKKRFEKEKPFEGITIGSCLHLEPKTINLGLTLQAGGAEVVMTGCNPLSTQDDATAAGASLGLNMYGWREQTNEEYYQTINMVLDHEPDIIIDDGADMIFLIHRKRRDVLDKIKGACEETTTGIHRLKSMHADGALEFPVIAVNDAYTKYLFDNRYGTGQSTFDSIMGSTNVLIAGKNVVVCGYGWCGRGIAMRADGLGANVIVTEVDPIRALEARMDGYRVMTVREAVKHADLLITATGNLNVVSGDDFKVMKDGCIMANSGHFNVEINREDLDQMAVKQGKMKPDIDEFVMADGRRIYLLAEGRLVNLAGERGQGHPAEIMDLSFAMQALSAEQLVNTSMEVGVHKTPDESDMHVARLKLEAMGIEIDDLTEKQVEYLEGWEQGT
- a CDS encoding homocitrate synthase family protein, with protein sequence MKHFVSPYNQSVDLKFPENITVYDTTLRDGEQTPGVCLRTPEKLQIARKLDELGLHQIEAGFPVVSNEEKRSVKAIANENLDAQILALSRTKKEDIDTAIDCDVDGIITFLGTSALHLKHKLRVTPEDALNICMNSIEHAKDHGLFVAFSAEDATRTDLDFLKNVYKKAEIYGADRVHIADTVGAISPQGMDYLVRELRKEIDIEIALHCHNDFGMALSNCISGLLAGATAVSTTVNGIGERAGNTSLEELIMTLLLIYGVDLDFNISGFYELSQMVEELTNMKVPDNKPIVGKNVFRHESGIHVDAVIEEPLTYEPFLPELIGHQRRIVLGKHSGCRAVKAKLDECGIDVTKDELCKIVGMVKEKREKGKYINDNVFNDIVRSVRGPFDF
- the hacA gene encoding homoaconitase large subunit, which gives rise to MNITEKILANASGAKEVQPGEIIEAKIDLAMTHDGTSPPTINTFNKIADQVWDPDKIVLVYDHNLPANNIGSAEFQRITRDFARKQEIRNFYSHGEGICHQVLPEEGFIKPGMVVVGADSHTCTYGAFGAFATGMGATDMAVVYATGKTWFMVPGALKIEVDGILNENVTAKDLILHIIGKIGSYGATYKSLEFGGNTIQNMDVSGRMTMCNMAVESGAKNGIMEPNQAILKYLKERNVTDFQIFTSDEDSVYEKSHYFQVDDLEPQVACPHNVDNVQPVSQVSGETIDQAFIGSCTNGRLEDLRLAANVLENEKVHPDVRLIVSPASRRIYQSAIAEGIIETFLEAGAIVINPGCGPCLGAHMGVLTAGEVCISTTNRNFVGRMGDPLSEVYLANPAVVAYSAIHGEIRNPSE
- a CDS encoding DUF2119 domain-containing protein, with product MAVDFFKRIGVKEGTSRLFVGGVHGKEGLSTIHAIEAAKDINVNEGCLILCNLPPSPYLSTLDPLYYLSLAGSKLIDLVMKNHPSIYLELHCYHPDNYSKLTGEDRKEVFGVPGLVELENGVLIGSISPLIRSGFFDLHDFPFTLEIPCNPPPESLKTCRTVMEILAGSSNRLEVMEKLSQVYTEQVERLDTYFKDYSLNFHRAFMEIKQRALETDLKSFQDLDELITLVVKEGNFDVNPRQIKQLEGSFLIFNEYNSFKCNKRSCNV
- a CDS encoding CDC48 family AAA ATPase; its protein translation is MKSEDMKLKVAEAFSQADVGRSIARIDPACMGKLDLLDGDMIEIEGRKLTATTVASSQSDIGLGIIRIDGYIRKNAGTSLGEEVTVRKAQVKEAQKVVLAPVDQKIMIRGDVKGAFQGRVLSKGDIIVTGIRQQQQTAMRGSLFDEFFRDAMTDVSPMGELKLAVVSTKPAGAVKITELSDVEVQTDPVDVSKLEGVKTLVDVTYEDIGGLKEEVKKVREMIEIPLKRPELFERLGISPPKGVLMHGPPGTGKTLLAKAVANESDAHFIAIQGPEIMSKYVGGSEEKLREFFEEAEENAPSIVFIDEIDAIAPKREEVSGETERRVVAQLLTLMDGLKTRGQVVVIGATNRPDALDSALRRGGRFDREIEIGVPDKDGRQEVLQIHTRGMPLDDKVDLDEIADTTHGFVGADLEMLCKEAAMRVLRRVLPDIKADEEIPKETLKKMIIQKSDFKQALKEVQPSALREVLVQVPDIRWDDIGGLESAKQELREAVEWPLKYPESFDKFGVTPPKGVLIYGPPGTGKTLLAKAVANESNSNFIAVKGPELLSKWVGESEKGVREVFRKARQTAPTVIFFDEIDSIASARSGASSDSGVTQRVVNQLLTEIDGLEELQDVAVIAATNRVDIMDPALLRPGRFDRHVKVGDPDEEARLAIFKVHTKDMPLADDVDLKYLAKNTEKYVGADIEAVCREAVMLTLRDDLKAEQVKMKYFKKAMKKVKTEENVDMVQYH